One genomic region from Lusitaniella coriacea LEGE 07157 encodes:
- a CDS encoding nitroreductase family protein: protein MTDKLAKTQYPIHDLLKRRWSPLSFANRPVSPDTLCTLFEAANWTASCFNEQPWHFIVATQDNSADFERLLSCLVEANQQWAKDAPVLMISVAKLFFERNGNENRHAFHDVGGAATSLALQATAMDLYIHQMAGFDAEKAREVFNIPQGYDAVAAIALGYLADPQQLPENLQQRELAPRSRKPLKQFVFSSNWGQTSPLVGS, encoded by the coding sequence ATGACCGATAAATTAGCAAAGACCCAATACCCCATTCATGACTTGCTCAAACGGCGTTGGAGTCCCCTATCCTTTGCCAATCGCCCTGTTTCACCCGACACCCTATGTACGCTCTTTGAAGCGGCAAATTGGACGGCATCTTGCTTCAACGAACAGCCGTGGCACTTTATTGTCGCCACCCAAGACAACTCCGCAGACTTCGAGCGCTTGTTAAGCTGTTTAGTCGAGGCGAATCAACAATGGGCAAAAGATGCCCCAGTCTTGATGATTTCTGTGGCAAAACTGTTTTTTGAACGGAACGGAAATGAAAACCGACACGCCTTTCACGATGTTGGCGGTGCTGCAACCAGTTTAGCCCTTCAAGCCACTGCAATGGATTTATATATTCACCAAATGGCAGGGTTCGATGCGGAAAAGGCACGGGAGGTTTTTAACATTCCTCAAGGATACGATGCCGTTGCCGCGATCGCGCTGGGATACCTTGCAGACCCCCAACAACTCCCCGAAAACCTGCAACAAAGGGAACTCGCGCCTCGCAGCCGCAAACCTTTAAAACAGTTCGTATTCAGCAGCAATTGGGGACAA
- a CDS encoding acyltransferase — translation MTLLSKLLSWFTPFILLCTSAAFLWTCNSPNIFSILAIPFCLYGLPVLCHRIHNYFYPLKEGISYLISDDYSPWWGSHQFQEIYIACPFLEAILRLIPGAFSAWLRLWGAKVGNNVYWTPKLEIADRGFVEIGDRTIFGYDVQLYPHIVKPKKNNLMLYLKTIKIGSDVFLGAGSHCGPGVIIQEGTYIPVATDLYPNQKSND, via the coding sequence ATGACGCTACTCAGCAAATTACTATCCTGGTTTACCCCATTTATTCTTTTATGTACGAGTGCAGCCTTCCTTTGGACGTGCAATTCTCCTAATATTTTTAGCATTCTTGCAATTCCGTTTTGCCTCTACGGACTCCCTGTACTGTGCCATCGCATTCACAACTATTTTTATCCCTTAAAAGAAGGAATCAGTTATTTAATTAGCGATGACTATTCTCCGTGGTGGGGAAGCCATCAATTCCAGGAAATTTATATCGCCTGTCCTTTTTTAGAAGCCATATTGCGCCTCATTCCCGGTGCATTTTCAGCTTGGTTGCGTCTGTGGGGTGCAAAAGTGGGAAATAATGTCTATTGGACTCCTAAATTAGAAATTGCCGATCGCGGATTTGTAGAAATTGGAGATCGTACAATCTTTGGCTATGATGTCCAACTTTATCCTCACATTGTCAAGCCGAAGAAAAATAACTTAATGCTCTACCTCAAAACCATCAAAATTGGTAGCGATGTCTTTCTCGGTGCGGGTTCCCATTGCGGTCCTGGTGTCATCATTCAAGAGGGGACTTATATTCCCGTTGCAACCGACCTTTATCCCAACCAAAAGTCGAACGATTAG